Proteins encoded together in one Chitinophaga sp. LS1 window:
- the argB gene encoding acetylglutamate kinase: protein MIDLFVIKVGGNVIDNPALLDAFLQKFSNIQGKKILIHGGGKIATRIGDKLGIESKYVDGRRITDADTIDVVTMVYGGLVNKQLVAKLQANGCNAIGMTGADANIIPAVKRPVKEIDYGFVGDINNDQVQSAPLKALLEADLTPVFASLTHDGKGQILNTNADTIASALAIAMSKIYNVRLIYCFEKKGVLHDAQDDNAVINLIDRQIYNELLADGVLTDGILPKLNNAFAAIESGVNEVLIGHADDVLSNTSDTVAGTLIR, encoded by the coding sequence ATGATCGATCTTTTTGTCATTAAAGTCGGCGGTAACGTCATCGACAACCCTGCATTGCTGGATGCTTTTTTACAAAAGTTTTCTAATATTCAGGGTAAGAAAATACTGATACACGGTGGTGGAAAGATAGCGACAAGAATAGGTGATAAACTGGGTATCGAATCAAAATATGTAGATGGCCGCCGTATTACAGATGCGGATACTATTGACGTAGTGACCATGGTATATGGTGGTTTGGTGAACAAACAACTGGTAGCAAAATTACAGGCTAACGGTTGCAACGCCATCGGTATGACAGGTGCAGACGCTAACATTATCCCAGCTGTAAAAAGACCCGTAAAAGAGATCGACTACGGATTTGTAGGAGACATCAATAACGACCAGGTACAGTCAGCACCGCTGAAAGCATTGCTGGAAGCTGACCTGACACCGGTATTCGCCTCCCTGACCCACGATGGCAAAGGGCAGATCCTGAATACAAATGCAGATACCATCGCCAGTGCGCTGGCGATTGCGATGTCGAAAATATATAACGTAAGACTGATTTACTGTTTCGAAAAGAAAGGAGTACTACACGACGCACAGGACGATAATGCCGTCATTAACCTGATCGACCGTCAAATCTATAATGAGCTACTGGCAGACGGCGTGCTGACAGACGGTATTCTTCCTAAGCTGAACAACGCATTTGCTGCGATTGAGAGTGGGGTAAATGAAGTGCTGATCGGCCATGCAGACGATGTGCTGAGCAATACCTCTGACACAGTAGCCGGCACCTTAATACGCTAA
- a CDS encoding aspartate aminotransferase family protein → MNLFDVYPINNITIEKALGSNVWDDQGNQYLDMYGGHAVISIGHTHPHYVKRLTEQLNKVGFYSNSVKIPIQQQLAEKLGQLSGKPDYQLFLVNSGAEANENALKLASFYNGKKKVIAFKNSFHGRTSLAVAVTDNPKIVAPVNQTDNVIFLPWEDEAALEAAFKANEISSVIIEGIQGVGGIKVASTSFLQKIRSLCDQYNAVFIADSVQCGYGRSGKFYSHDHAGVNADIYTMAKGMGNGFPIGGIIIAPHIKPAYGMLGTTFGGNHLACAAALAVLETMESENLIANAEKVGNYLISELQKFPQVTEVRGRGLMIGIELPESLNHVRKELLFKHKIFTGEAKPNVIRLLPSLALTMEHANEFLTAFSKELN, encoded by the coding sequence ATGAATTTATTCGACGTATATCCCATCAATAATATTACTATTGAGAAAGCCTTAGGTTCCAACGTTTGGGACGATCAGGGCAACCAGTACCTTGACATGTATGGCGGTCACGCAGTGATCTCTATCGGTCATACACATCCTCATTATGTAAAGCGGCTCACCGAACAACTGAACAAAGTTGGTTTCTATTCCAACTCTGTAAAGATCCCTATTCAGCAGCAACTGGCTGAAAAACTGGGCCAACTGAGCGGTAAGCCTGACTACCAGCTGTTCCTCGTGAACTCTGGCGCAGAAGCAAATGAGAATGCACTGAAACTGGCCTCTTTCTACAATGGTAAAAAGAAAGTAATTGCTTTCAAAAACAGCTTCCACGGTAGAACCAGCCTGGCTGTTGCGGTGACAGACAATCCCAAGATCGTAGCGCCTGTGAACCAGACTGACAACGTAATTTTCCTGCCATGGGAAGATGAAGCAGCACTGGAAGCAGCTTTCAAAGCCAACGAAATCTCCTCTGTGATCATCGAAGGTATACAGGGTGTAGGTGGTATTAAAGTAGCCAGCACTTCTTTCCTGCAAAAGATCAGAAGTCTGTGCGATCAGTATAATGCAGTATTCATCGCAGACAGCGTACAGTGTGGTTATGGCAGAAGCGGTAAATTCTACTCCCACGACCATGCGGGTGTGAATGCAGATATTTACACCATGGCAAAGGGTATGGGTAATGGTTTCCCAATCGGTGGTATCATCATCGCTCCTCATATCAAACCAGCTTACGGTATGCTGGGTACTACATTTGGTGGTAACCACCTGGCTTGTGCAGCAGCACTGGCCGTACTGGAAACAATGGAGAGTGAAAACCTGATTGCGAATGCAGAGAAAGTAGGTAACTACCTGATCAGCGAACTGCAAAAATTTCCACAGGTAACTGAAGTAAGGGGTAGAGGTCTCATGATCGGTATCGAACTGCCGGAGTCACTGAACCATGTGAGAAAAGAACTGTTATTTAAGCATAAGATCTTTACCGGCGAGGCGAAGCCAAATGTGATCAGGTTGCTGCCTTCACTGGCACTGACCATGGAACATGCCAACGAGTTCCTGACTGCTTTCAGCAAAGAACTGAACTAA
- the argH gene encoding argininosuccinate lyase: MKIWQKDKAALAEVDKFTVGKDREMDAFLAPFDVLGSLAHTTMLQTIGLLTADELAVLQKELKQIYKEIQEGNFVLEDGVEDIHSQVELLLTRRLGEVGKKIHSGRSRNDQVLVDLKLFLRSELQILVKEVKGLFDLLQQKSEEYKDRLMPGYTHLQIAMPSSFGLWFGAYAESLVDDLTMLQGAYKVVNKNPLGSAAGYGSSFPLNRTLTTQLLGFDDLNYNVVYAQMGRGKTEKIVSFALAGIAASLAKMAMDATLFMNQNFGFITFPDELTTGSSIMPHKKNPDVWELIRSHCNKLQALPNEIAMMITNLPLGYHRDLQLLKENLFPAFGVLKDCIQMTGLMLSNIRIKENILDDAKYQYLFSVEVVNKLVLEGVPFREAYKQVGLDIEKGNFAPEKAVQHTHEGSIGNPGTAEINKMMEDVLKGFNFVKVDAAIAALTK; encoded by the coding sequence ATGAAAATCTGGCAAAAAGACAAAGCAGCCCTTGCTGAAGTAGATAAATTCACGGTAGGTAAAGATCGTGAAATGGATGCTTTTCTCGCGCCTTTCGATGTGCTTGGGTCACTGGCACATACGACGATGCTGCAGACGATTGGCCTGCTTACAGCAGACGAATTGGCTGTGCTGCAAAAAGAATTAAAACAGATCTACAAAGAGATACAGGAAGGCAACTTTGTACTGGAAGATGGGGTAGAAGATATCCACTCCCAGGTAGAGCTGCTGCTGACCCGCCGTTTGGGTGAGGTTGGTAAAAAGATCCATAGCGGACGATCCAGGAATGACCAGGTTTTAGTAGACCTGAAATTATTCCTGCGTTCGGAGTTGCAAATATTAGTGAAGGAGGTAAAGGGCCTGTTCGACCTGTTGCAGCAAAAGAGTGAAGAATATAAAGATCGCCTGATGCCGGGGTATACACACCTGCAGATTGCTATGCCATCTTCATTTGGTCTCTGGTTTGGTGCGTATGCAGAAAGTCTGGTGGATGACCTGACGATGCTGCAGGGCGCTTACAAAGTGGTGAACAAAAACCCGTTGGGTTCTGCTGCGGGATATGGTTCTTCCTTTCCGCTGAACCGTACACTCACCACACAGTTGTTAGGTTTTGACGACCTGAATTACAATGTGGTGTATGCACAGATGGGGCGTGGTAAGACAGAGAAGATCGTATCTTTTGCACTGGCAGGGATTGCGGCTTCGCTGGCAAAGATGGCGATGGATGCGACGTTGTTTATGAACCAGAATTTTGGCTTTATCACCTTCCCTGATGAGCTGACGACTGGTAGTAGTATCATGCCGCATAAAAAGAATCCGGATGTGTGGGAACTGATCCGTTCTCATTGCAATAAATTGCAGGCGTTGCCAAATGAGATTGCGATGATGATCACCAATTTACCTCTTGGTTATCACCGTGATCTGCAGTTGCTGAAGGAAAATTTATTTCCTGCATTTGGGGTGCTGAAAGATTGCATTCAGATGACAGGATTGATGTTGTCTAATATTCGCATTAAGGAGAATATTCTGGATGATGCAAAGTATCAGTACCTGTTTAGTGTGGAAGTGGTGAATAAGCTGGTGCTGGAAGGTGTGCCTTTCAGAGAAGCTTACAAGCAGGTAGGGTTGGATATAGAGAAGGGGAATTTTGCACCTGAAAAAGCAGTGCAACATACCCATGAAGGAAGTATTGGGAACCCGGGGACTGCGGAAATAAATAAAATGATGGAAGATGTGTTGAAAGGGTTTAACTTTGTCAAAGTAGATGCAGCGATTGCGGCATTGACTAAGTAG
- a CDS encoding M20 family metallo-hydrolase produces MWNQQLYADAVELLKSLIATPSLSREEQDTAKLIGEFLSARNIPFNQHLNNIWAQNKYFDPAKPVIVFNSHHDTVKPNPQYTRNPFSPDIEDGKLYGLGSNDAGGCLVSLIATFLHFYDRQDLKYNIILTATAEEEISGHNGIESILDQLPAIEFAIVGEPTQTQLAIAEKGLMVLDCTVYGKAGHAARNEGENALYKALPDIEWFRTYQYPKVSETLGPVKMSVTVINTSNKAHNVVPADVSFVVDVRVTEQYSLEEILEIIQENVKCEIKPRSIRMRPSGIPLDHPFVQAGVRLGKTCYGSPTTSDQALIPSTSIKMGPGDSARSHTADEFIFVDEVRQGIDSYISLLEEIIKN; encoded by the coding sequence ATGTGGAACCAACAACTGTATGCAGACGCTGTTGAACTGTTAAAATCACTGATCGCAACTCCTTCCCTGAGCAGGGAAGAGCAGGATACTGCTAAACTGATCGGCGAATTTCTATCAGCGAGGAACATTCCTTTCAACCAGCATCTGAATAACATCTGGGCGCAAAATAAATACTTCGATCCTGCTAAACCAGTGATCGTATTCAATTCCCATCACGATACTGTAAAGCCAAACCCGCAATATACACGTAATCCATTCTCGCCTGATATTGAGGATGGCAAACTGTATGGATTGGGTAGTAATGATGCAGGTGGTTGTCTGGTCAGCCTGATCGCTACCTTTCTGCATTTCTACGATCGGCAGGATCTGAAATACAATATTATTCTCACTGCTACTGCCGAAGAAGAGATCAGTGGTCACAACGGTATCGAGAGCATTCTCGATCAGTTGCCAGCTATTGAATTCGCGATCGTAGGGGAACCTACACAAACCCAACTGGCCATCGCCGAAAAAGGCCTGATGGTACTGGATTGCACAGTGTATGGGAAAGCGGGTCATGCGGCGAGAAATGAGGGCGAAAATGCCCTTTATAAGGCACTGCCGGATATTGAATGGTTCCGTACCTATCAATATCCAAAAGTATCTGAAACACTGGGTCCTGTGAAGATGAGTGTTACCGTGATCAATACATCGAACAAAGCACACAATGTGGTGCCTGCAGATGTATCTTTTGTGGTGGATGTGCGTGTAACAGAACAGTATTCCCTGGAAGAAATTCTGGAGATCATACAGGAAAATGTGAAGTGTGAAATAAAGCCGCGTTCTATCCGTATGCGTCCTTCCGGTATTCCGCTGGACCATCCGTTTGTACAGGCAGGTGTGCGGTTAGGAAAGACCTGTTATGGTTCACCAACCACTTCTGATCAGGCATTAATTCCATCTACTTCTATCAAGATGGGACCTGGCGATTCTGCCAGATCACATACCGCTGATGAGTTCATTTTTGTGGATGAAGTGAGACAGGGAATAGACAGTTATATATCATTGTTGGAAGAGATTATTAAAAACTAA
- a CDS encoding single-stranded DNA-binding protein: MIRLSVIGHLGHDALKKVINGKSVLSFSVAQNEQFKDLMGVVQERTTWINCSVWGRDNLGPYLKKGTLVYVEGRPVFKGYAGKQGEVLAGVNMRVAELALLPGARGVLGTGSAGVEEERSEEELERENEEDDDDEGVRNDLPF, translated from the coding sequence ATGATCAGACTTTCGGTCATTGGCCATCTGGGGCATGATGCTTTGAAAAAAGTCATCAACGGGAAATCAGTGCTGTCATTCAGTGTAGCACAAAATGAACAGTTTAAAGATTTAATGGGAGTAGTACAGGAGCGTACTACATGGATTAATTGTTCTGTCTGGGGGCGGGATAATCTGGGACCGTATTTAAAGAAGGGAACGCTGGTGTATGTGGAAGGCAGGCCTGTGTTCAAAGGGTATGCGGGTAAGCAGGGCGAGGTGCTGGCAGGTGTGAACATGAGAGTAGCGGAACTGGCGTTGCTGCCGGGAGCGAGGGGGGTATTGGGAACTGGAAGTGCAGGGGTAGAGGAGGAGCGAAGTGAGGAAGAATTAGAAAGGGAGAATGAAGAAGATGATGATGATGAAGGTGTAAGAAATGATTTGCCATTTTAA
- a CDS encoding TonB-dependent receptor — MRQFLLLWLVFSAVSVHAQTVLTGIITDKKTGHPLEGVSVSILSADNTGAHSNANGVYRILLPSQGTFTIKATYLGFQPLTTAVHTNGTSTNADLQLEETGLFVQPVEITSLRVGQHAPFTQSTITAEEIKKQNLGQDLPILLNQMPGVVTNSDAGTGIGYTSMRVRGTDITRINVTNNGIPVNDAESQGTYFVDIPDLASSVSSIQLQRGVGTSTNGAGAFGASLNISTNDYREKAYGEIYNSFGSFNSWKNTVKAGTGLINGHFTVDARLSRVTSDGYIDRASSNLKAFYTSAAYISKNTAIRLNISSGTEKTYQAWNGVPQDSLATHRTYNSAGQKSDGSYYNNETDNYQMDNYQLFLNQALSDKLNFTVAAHYTKGKGYYEQYKEAQAYSAYGLTNPVINDAEVTSTDLIRQLWLDNDFYGSIFSVNYQGTKFSWSVGGGWNRYEGNHNGQIIWAQYAIDKNYKYYNLDAMKRDANIYWKGEYKVTKALRVFADLQYRDVKYNIDGFEDNPTLIQHNKYNFFNPKAGITYSLNEQQDVYASFAIGNKEPNRDDFEAAKLQTPKAESLRDVEAGYTLHTHDLVLQANVYYMNYKNQLVQTGKLNEVGAYTRTNIPKSYRAGIELQGTQRLGRYFSIGLNAALSQNKVKNFVSYIDNYDTGGQDTVVSSSSNIAFSPAFVGGYTLTAKPIKNLEIALIGKYVSRQYLDNTGGKERSLDGYYTNDLRINYIVPQKLFKELGVQFMLNNIWNAMYSPNGYTYMYREGGQLYSSNGYYPMAGTNFFAGVNIGF; from the coding sequence ATGAGACAATTCTTACTGCTATGGCTGGTTTTCAGCGCAGTCTCGGTACATGCACAAACCGTGCTCACCGGTATAATCACTGACAAAAAAACCGGCCACCCCCTTGAAGGCGTGTCTGTCAGCATCCTTTCTGCCGATAATACCGGCGCCCATTCCAATGCCAATGGGGTTTACCGCATTTTACTCCCTTCACAGGGCACCTTTACTATCAAAGCAACTTACCTGGGCTTTCAACCCCTCACCACTGCTGTGCATACAAACGGAACTAGTACCAATGCCGATCTGCAACTGGAAGAAACCGGCCTCTTCGTACAGCCTGTTGAAATCACCAGCCTCCGCGTAGGCCAGCATGCGCCATTTACTCAATCTACTATCACCGCCGAAGAGATCAAAAAGCAAAACCTGGGACAAGATCTCCCCATCCTGCTCAATCAAATGCCAGGTGTAGTGACCAACTCCGATGCAGGTACTGGCATTGGTTACACCAGCATGCGCGTAAGAGGTACAGACATCACCCGTATCAATGTTACGAACAACGGTATCCCTGTCAATGATGCGGAATCACAGGGCACTTATTTTGTAGATATTCCAGACCTCGCTTCCAGCGTAAGCAGTATTCAGCTGCAACGGGGTGTAGGGACCTCTACCAACGGTGCCGGGGCTTTCGGCGCCTCTCTCAATATCAGCACCAACGATTACCGGGAGAAAGCTTATGGCGAAATCTATAACAGCTTCGGCTCTTTCAATTCATGGAAGAATACAGTAAAAGCAGGTACCGGGCTTATTAACGGCCACTTCACTGTAGATGCCCGCCTGTCAAGAGTCACCTCCGATGGTTATATTGATCGTGCCAGCTCCAATCTCAAAGCTTTTTATACTTCTGCCGCATATATTTCCAAAAACACCGCCATCCGCCTCAACATTTCCTCTGGCACTGAAAAGACTTACCAGGCATGGAACGGCGTACCACAGGATTCCCTGGCTACCCACCGTACCTATAACTCTGCCGGACAAAAATCGGATGGCTCTTATTATAATAACGAAACAGACAATTACCAGATGGACAACTACCAGTTGTTCCTCAACCAGGCCCTCAGCGATAAACTGAACTTCACCGTTGCGGCTCACTATACCAAAGGCAAAGGGTATTACGAGCAGTACAAAGAAGCACAGGCTTACAGTGCTTATGGCCTTACCAACCCTGTTATCAATGATGCGGAAGTGACCAGCACAGACCTCATCCGCCAGCTATGGCTGGACAATGATTTCTATGGTAGCATCTTCTCTGTCAATTACCAGGGCACTAAATTCAGCTGGAGTGTAGGTGGTGGCTGGAACCGTTACGAAGGCAATCACAACGGACAAATTATCTGGGCACAATACGCCATCGACAAGAATTATAAATACTATAACCTGGATGCGATGAAGCGGGATGCAAACATCTACTGGAAAGGTGAATACAAAGTAACCAAAGCCCTCCGTGTATTTGCAGATCTGCAATACCGCGATGTGAAATACAACATTGATGGTTTTGAAGATAATCCTACACTCATTCAGCATAACAAATACAACTTCTTCAATCCAAAAGCAGGTATCACCTATTCTCTCAATGAGCAACAGGATGTATATGCTTCCTTCGCTATTGGAAATAAAGAACCTAACCGCGATGACTTTGAAGCTGCGAAACTACAAACACCCAAAGCTGAAAGTCTGCGTGATGTAGAAGCAGGTTACACCCTGCATACACATGACCTGGTATTGCAGGCGAACGTGTACTACATGAACTACAAAAATCAACTGGTACAAACCGGTAAACTGAATGAAGTAGGTGCTTATACCCGCACTAACATACCTAAGAGCTACCGCGCCGGTATTGAATTACAGGGCACACAGCGACTGGGCAGATATTTCAGCATTGGTTTGAATGCCGCACTCAGTCAGAATAAAGTGAAAAACTTTGTGAGCTATATCGATAACTACGATACAGGTGGTCAGGATACTGTAGTATCCAGCAGCAGTAATATTGCTTTCTCTCCTGCTTTTGTAGGTGGTTATACATTGACTGCAAAACCAATAAAGAACCTTGAAATAGCCTTGATAGGTAAGTATGTAAGCCGTCAGTACCTGGATAACACCGGCGGGAAAGAACGCAGCCTGGATGGTTATTATACGAATGATCTGCGTATCAATTATATCGTACCACAAAAGCTCTTTAAAGAACTGGGAGTACAGTTCATGCTGAATAATATCTGGAACGCTATGTATAGTCCTAATGGTTATACTTATATGTACAGAGAAGGCGGACAGTTATACTCTTCCAACGGGTATTACCCAATGGCCGGAACGAATTTCTTTGCCGGGGTCAATATCGGATTCTAA
- a CDS encoding N-acetylornithine carbamoyltransferase: MKQFISVDDVPSVPRLVDIALDYKKQPFKDKKLGENKTLGMIFLNPSLRTRLSTQVAAKNLGMEAVVFNIDKEGWQLEMNDGAIMNGSTSEHVKEAAAVMGQYFDIMAIRTFPGLKDKEADYTEKYINQFIKYAGVPVVSLESATLHPLQSLTDVITIAERWQQPRKPKVVLTWAPHVKALPQAVPNSFAQWMNAWGEVDFVITHPEGYELDPKFSGNARIEYNQDKALEGADFVYVKNWSSYKDYGKITCTDPSWMVDNAKLIGTNNAKIMHCLPVRRNVVIADEVLDGPNSIVIPEAGNRVWAAQAVLSEILKNK; the protein is encoded by the coding sequence ATGAAACAATTTATTTCAGTAGATGATGTGCCAAGTGTCCCACGGTTAGTGGATATCGCTCTGGACTACAAAAAACAGCCTTTTAAAGATAAGAAACTGGGTGAGAACAAGACCCTGGGTATGATATTCTTAAACCCAAGTCTGCGAACACGATTGAGTACGCAGGTGGCGGCAAAGAACCTTGGGATGGAAGCGGTTGTATTCAACATCGATAAGGAAGGCTGGCAACTGGAAATGAATGATGGTGCGATTATGAATGGCAGCACCTCAGAGCACGTGAAAGAAGCGGCAGCAGTGATGGGGCAATACTTTGACATCATGGCGATCCGTACTTTTCCCGGTCTGAAAGACAAGGAAGCGGATTACACTGAGAAGTATATTAACCAGTTTATCAAATATGCAGGTGTACCTGTAGTGAGCCTGGAAAGTGCGACCCTGCACCCGCTGCAGAGCCTCACCGACGTTATTACCATTGCAGAGCGCTGGCAGCAGCCACGTAAACCAAAGGTAGTATTGACATGGGCGCCGCATGTAAAAGCATTGCCACAGGCAGTACCCAATTCATTTGCACAATGGATGAATGCATGGGGTGAAGTTGATTTCGTGATCACACATCCTGAAGGGTACGAACTGGATCCAAAATTCAGTGGTAATGCGCGGATCGAATACAACCAGGATAAGGCACTGGAAGGTGCTGACTTTGTGTATGTGAAGAACTGGTCTTCTTACAAAGACTATGGTAAGATCACCTGCACAGATCCCAGCTGGATGGTGGACAACGCGAAACTGATAGGTACGAACAATGCGAAGATCATGCACTGCCTGCCAGTAAGACGAAATGTGGTGATTGCAGATGAGGTACTGGATGGTCCGAATTCGATCGTCATACCAGAAGCCGGCAACCGTGTATGGGCTGCGCAGGCTGTGTTAAGTGAGATTTTGAAGAATAAATAA
- the argC gene encoding N-acetyl-gamma-glutamyl-phosphate reductase yields MATEKKINAGIVGGAGYGGGEMIRLLLNHPNVNISFVHSRSNAGNPLYAVHADLLGETELTFTGELSNDVDVIFLCLGHGEAKKFVEDNDIPAHINIIDLSQDFRLGETAKGREFVYGLVELNKEKIASAKNIANPGCFATAIQLGLLPLAKAGKLQEVHTTGITGSTGAGQSLQATSHFTWRANNVSTYKVLSHQHLKEIRRSLQLLQPSFGGEINFVPVRGDFPRGIWITSYLNSDLSLEEAQQLYKDYYADAPFTHVSDKQIDLKQVVNTNKVLIQLEKVGNKLVIHSIEDNLVKGASGQAIQNMNIMYGLDETAGLKLKSIVF; encoded by the coding sequence ATGGCAACTGAGAAAAAAATAAATGCAGGGATCGTAGGCGGCGCAGGTTATGGTGGCGGTGAAATGATCCGTCTTTTACTCAATCATCCCAACGTAAATATATCATTCGTACACAGTCGCAGTAATGCCGGCAATCCTTTGTATGCCGTGCATGCTGACCTGCTGGGCGAAACTGAGCTCACCTTTACAGGTGAACTCAGCAATGATGTGGATGTGATCTTCCTCTGCCTGGGACATGGCGAAGCAAAGAAATTTGTGGAAGACAACGACATCCCTGCACACATCAATATCATCGACCTGAGCCAGGATTTCAGACTCGGTGAAACAGCCAAAGGCCGTGAATTCGTTTATGGTCTCGTAGAGCTGAACAAAGAAAAAATTGCCAGCGCAAAGAACATCGCCAACCCGGGCTGCTTTGCCACAGCTATACAACTTGGCCTATTGCCACTGGCTAAGGCCGGTAAACTGCAGGAAGTACATACTACCGGTATCACTGGGTCTACCGGTGCCGGACAAAGTCTGCAGGCAACTTCCCATTTTACATGGAGAGCCAACAATGTAAGCACATACAAAGTGCTGAGCCATCAGCACCTGAAGGAAATACGACGAAGCTTACAGCTGTTGCAACCTTCTTTCGGAGGTGAGATCAATTTTGTACCTGTAAGAGGTGACTTTCCAAGAGGAATCTGGATCACTTCGTACCTGAACAGCGATCTGTCACTCGAAGAAGCACAGCAGCTGTATAAGGACTATTATGCAGATGCACCGTTCACACACGTGAGTGATAAACAGATTGACCTGAAACAGGTGGTAAACACCAACAAGGTCCTGATCCAGTTAGAGAAAGTGGGCAACAAACTCGTGATCCACTCTATCGAAGACAACCTGGTGAAAGGCGCCTCCGGACAGGCCATTCAGAATATGAACATCATGTACGGACTGGATGAAACTGCAGGACTGAAGCTGAAATCAATCGTATTTTAA
- the era gene encoding GTPase Era encodes MHKAGFVNIFGKANAGKSTLMNALIGEKLAIVSPKVQTTRHRITGIVTTDEYQIVFSDTPGIIDPRYRLHEKMMGAVKSALEDADVALLMMDVKDNVAENLELFDSLKLKAKCLLVINKMDVMEKEKLEEIVKQCEDWGKATVITISALQKKGVDALLKQIVSMLPESDPFYPEDTLTDKSTRFFVAEIIREKIFHLYEEEIPYHTAVVVTQYQEKTTLTKISAEIIVTRDTQKGIILGDKGTGIRRLGTMAREDIEKFIGQKVFLELFVKVRGKWRDNDLYLKEYGY; translated from the coding sequence ATGCATAAAGCAGGGTTTGTAAATATCTTCGGAAAAGCGAATGCAGGGAAAAGTACCCTCATGAACGCACTCATTGGCGAAAAGCTCGCTATTGTATCCCCGAAGGTTCAAACTACCAGACATCGTATAACTGGTATTGTGACTACTGATGAATACCAGATTGTATTCTCCGATACCCCGGGTATTATAGACCCGCGTTACCGGTTACACGAAAAGATGATGGGCGCAGTGAAGTCAGCACTTGAAGATGCAGACGTCGCTTTGCTGATGATGGATGTGAAAGACAATGTGGCTGAAAACCTCGAACTCTTCGATTCGCTGAAACTGAAAGCAAAATGTCTGCTTGTGATCAACAAGATGGACGTGATGGAAAAGGAAAAGCTGGAAGAGATCGTGAAGCAATGTGAAGACTGGGGCAAAGCAACTGTCATCACCATCTCTGCCTTGCAGAAAAAAGGTGTGGATGCGCTGCTGAAACAGATTGTCAGCATGCTTCCGGAAAGTGATCCTTTCTATCCTGAAGATACATTAACAGATAAATCTACCCGCTTTTTCGTAGCTGAAATAATCAGGGAAAAGATCTTTCATCTGTATGAAGAAGAGATCCCTTATCACACAGCAGTAGTGGTGACACAGTACCAGGAAAAAACAACACTGACGAAAATCTCTGCGGAGATTATTGTGACGAGAGATACACAGAAAGGAATTATCCTGGGCGATAAAGGAACGGGCATCCGCAGACTGGGTACCATGGCGCGTGAAGACATTGAAAAGTTTATTGGTCAGAAAGTGTTCCTTGAATTGTTTGTGAAAGTGAGAGGTAAGTGGAGAGACAATGATCTTTATCTGAAAGAATACGGTTATTAA